GGGTCTGATGCACGCCGTCATGACCGCCATCTTCGCCGGCACCAGCGTGGCCAAGTACGTGGTGGCCAACCCCACCCAGGGCAGCATCAACGCTGAGGAGGTCGCCAAGCTCAAGGAGGAGACCTTCGCCCCCCTGAAGCGCATGAAGATGGGCGTCACCACCCACCAGGTGGTCCGCGAGATCGGCGAGATCATGCAGCCCGTGGCCTACTCCGGCTACAAGTCCGAGGTGCGCCTCAACGAGGCCCTGGATCGGGTCCTGGCCCTCAAGGCCAAGCTGCCCAACCTGGTGGCCAAGGATCCCCACGATCTTGCGTCGGCCAATGAGTGCCGCTCCATGGTGCTCTGCGCCGAGGCCTTCTACCGCGCCTCCCTGCTCCGCAAGGAGAGCCGCGGCTGGCACATGCGCGAGGACTTCAAGACCCGCGACGACCAGAACGGCGCCCAGTGGATCTATGAGGAGATGGGTCAGGACGGGGAGATGAAGATCACCTGCGTCCCCCTGCCCATGGACCAGTACAAGTACAAGCCCGAGTAGTCCACTCGGCACCCTGGAAGGCCCCGGTTTCCCCGGGGCCTTTCTGCATGGCGTGGGAATCCCCAGCGGGATCCGCGCATCCAAGGGCAGTCCCCCGGCCCTCGGCTGGATCGCGGGGCTGTGCTTCGGAGGGTCCATGCGCCCAGGTCTTTCCATCGAGTTCTTCCCTCCCCAGACCCCCGAGGGCATGGAGAAGCTGCGGGGTGTGCGCAGTCAGCTGGCGGTGCTCCAGCCCGCCTTCTTCTCCGTCACCTTTGGCGCGGGCGGCACCACGCGCGAGCGCACCTTCGACGCGGTCCGGGAGATCACGGCGGAAGGCTTCAACGCCGCTCCCCACCTCTCCTGTATCGGCTCCTCCCGGCAGAGCATCCGGGAGATCCTGCAGGACTACCGGGCCGCGGGCATCTGCCGCATCGTCGCCCTGCGGGGAGACCTGCCCTCAGGCATGGTCGAGCTGGGCGAGTTCCGCCATGCCAATGAACTGGTGGCCTTCATTCGCGAGGAAACGGGGGACCACTTCCACATCGAGGTCGCCGCCTACCCTGAATGGCACCCCCAGGCCCGCCATCCCCAGGACGATCTGGCGGCCTTCGTGCTCAAGGCCAAGGCCGGGGCCGACTCGGCCATCACCCAGTATTTCTTCAACGCGGACGCCTACTTCCACTTCGTGGACCGGGTGCGGGCCGCCGGGGTCGATCTGCCCATCGTGCCTGGGATCATGCCCATCGGCAGCTTCTCCCGGTTGGCCCGCTTCTCGGATGCCTGCGGGGCGGAGCTGCCCCGCTGGATGCGCCGGGAGTTCGAGGGGCTGAGCGATGACACCGCCGCCATCCGGGAGCTGGGGCTGGAGCTCGTGACGCGACTCTGCGAGCGTCTTCTGGCCGGGGGGGCCCCGGGGCTCCACTTCTACTCCATGAACCAGGCTGGCCTGACTCTGGAAATCTGCCGACGGCTGGGCTGGGCCTGAGCCGCCGGGTTCAGCTGAGCCTTGTCAGGAGTTCGATGAGGGCCGGGGCCACCGGCTTCTCGCACCAGAGCCCCTCTGCAAAGGCGCAGTCCCGAAGGCTGGCCCAGTGCATGGCCCGGCCTTCGATGCCCCGGCGGAAGGCCGGGTGGGCGATGCGGGTGGGGGGCAGGTCGGGGTTCTGGGTGAACTGGCTGCCGAAGGCGTCGAAGGCGGCCATGCGCCGCTCCCAGACCCCCGAGACATCCACGGTGAGGTCCGGCGGGGTGGGGGGGTTCACCCCCCCGACCCAGGCCAAGGCGGAGGGGCGGAAGGGCTCTCCCTGGCAGGGATAGTTGCGAAGGCCTGCGTAGAAGGCCGCCTCCCGGCCAATGCGGTGGATGCGTCGATGGTCCGGGTGGTGGTCCTCGGGATGAGGCAGGATGACGACCCGTGGCCGCAGGGCCCGGTACTGCTCCATCACGGCGATCCGGTAGCGCTCACGCTCATCGAAGCGGGCGTCGGGGAAGTCCAGGATGTGGCGCTGGACCCCCAGGAGCCGGGCGGCGGCCAGGGCCTCCTCGCGGCGGAGCTCCGGGGTGCCCCGGGTGCCCAGGTCCCCGGAGGTGACATCCAGGATGGCGCAGCGCAGGCCGCGGTCCGAGGCCAGGGCCAGGATGCCGCCCACATGCACCTCGGCGTCGTCAGGGTGGGCCCCGAGGACGAGGAGGTCGAGAGGGGAGGAGGGATCAGTGGTCATGGATCACCCGGGCTGCTGGTGGGGGATGGTGAGGACGGGGGCGCCGGTCTCCAGGCCCGCCAGGATGCGTTGGAGGAGCTCGGGCTCCCTGAGCCATTGGATGCCGGGCAGGACTCTCTCCTGGGGGCGCCCGAAGGGGAAGAGGGCCTGGCGCAGGCGCTCGGGGTCCATCCCCAGGCGGGCTGCGGCCGCATCCCGGAGCACCCGGCGGTCCAGGCGGCCAAGGCGGGCCCGGGTCCGCTCCAGCTCATGCCGGAAACGCTCGGCCAGGGGCGGTGCCCAGGCGGGGTCGGGAGTGGGCAGGGGAAGGGTCTGGCTGGGGAGGGGAGGGGGGTCGAGGGCCAGGGCGGTCCAGTCCCCGAGCCGGATCCGCTCCAGGTCGGAGAGCTCCAGATCCAGGCCGGGGGGGAGCAGGTGGACCGTGGGGCGGGGGATGATCCGGGGAGGCTGGAGGCCCACCCGCTCCCAGAGGGGTTCGGTCAGTCGCCAGTAGGCCCGCTCGGCGGGGCCCAGGACCACGCCTTCCACCGGGACCAGGAGGGACTGCATGAGGGGGCGGAGGGCGGCGCCAGGACTCAGCCAGCAACCCCTGGGGCAGGGCTCGCCCTGCTCCAGACGCTGCCGCAGGCCGGTGGCAGGATCCAGAGAGAACCAGGCTGCCTGGGCGCTGGGGTCCAGGGGCAGGGGGGCACCCTCTGCTGCAAGGCGCTCCGCCTGGGCTGCGAGGTTCGCCTCCAGTCCCAGGGATCGCCAGCGTTCGAGCTCGGACTGGATGGGCATCCGGACTGCGGGGTCGGTGGGAGAGAAGGGCTCCAGGCCCAGTTCCCAGAGAGGGCGACCCAGGGCCAGGGCATGGCCTCGGAGGTCGGGACTCTGTGGAAGGGGGACCTGGCCCCAGAGCTGCTCTGCCTCCCTCTGCTGCTGGGCCTCCCAGGGGAGCCAGCCCGTGGCGGTGCCGGGCGGAGCTGCGAAGCGGAAGCGGTGACGCAGGAGGCGTCCCGCCTGCAGGCCGCAGGTGGCCGCCACCTCGTGGCGATCATGATCCTCGTCGGCCAGCCAGTAGAGCGCCCTCGCACCGGTACGTCGCGCTTCGGCCAAGGCCGTCAGGGCCTTGACCACGGAGAGGGCCGGCGTCCATCCGGCTCCGATCTGCTGCCCGGTGATGATGGCTGGGGGTGGCGCCATCTGCCCAGGGTATCCCCAGCCATGTCAGGATGGAAGCTTGCGGGGGAGGTGGATTTGCAGGCGAAGGGCGTGGAGACGGACCTGGGGAGGGTCTGTGACCGGTGCAGGGCTGGCCTCTCGACGGTGCGTATCATCGTGGTGGAGGCTTTCAGTGCCTTCGGTCGGAACGATGATCTCCGGCAGGCTTCTTCTCTGGCCTTCTACACGGCGCTTGCCCTCATTCCCGCCATGCTTCTCCTCACCTTCGTGCTGGGTTGGGGCATCGGGACCTCCCCCAGGGCCCTGAAGCGGACTACGGAGGTGATCCACCAGGTCATGCCGGATTTCGGGAGTGTGATCCTCCGGGAGGTGGGGGCCATTGCCCGCAACAAGCGCGGACTGGGGATCATCAACATCGCCCTCCTGCTCTGGAGTCTCACTCCCCTGGTGTCGGCCTTCCGGGGCGTTCTGAACCATGTCTTCAAGGTCCGTCCGGCCCGGCCTGTCTGGATCACCAAGTTCATGGACCTGGGGATTTCTCTTCTGGTGATCCTGGGGACGGCGGTGCTGGCCAGCCTGAGCATGGTCGTCGGATTCCTCTCCAAGCTTCCGGTGCCGCTGGTCTCCGCCTCCTCCATGCGGGGTTTCAGTCTCTACCTGCTGGTCGTGGGTCTGCTCCTGCTGCTCTACCGGGCCTTCGCCCCGCGCATGAAACTGGCCCACCTGCTGGCGGGCGCCCTGACGACGGCGACCCTCTGGTTCCTGCTCAAGCCCTGCTTCACGCTTTTCTTGATGCACAACCCGGGCTACGGTCTCGCCTTCGGCTCCTTCAAGTCCCTGTTCATCCTCTTCATCTGGATCTACTACTCCATGGCGGTGCTCCTCCTGGGGGCGGAGGTGATGGCGGCCCTCAGTCGCAAGGACATGCTCCTCCTCAAGCACTTCCTCGACGGGAAGGTGGGGCCCTCGCGCTTCGGTCACCATCGCTTCCTGATCCGGGTGCCGGAGGGGGAGGTCTTCTTCCGGGAGGGGGAGAGCGGGCGGGAGATGTTCTACCTCCTGAGGGGCCGGGTGGCCATCCTCCGGGGACAGGAGGAGATCGCCTTCATGGAGGCCGGGGACTTCTTCGGCGAGATGGGTCTTCTGCTGGGGCAGCGGCGCTCGGCCACCGCCATGGCACTGGAGGCTTGCGAGTGTGTCCTGGTCAGTGAGCAGAGCCTGGATACCCTCATGCGGGAGTTTCCGGACCTGGTGCGCGAGATGCTGACCGAGATGGCCTCCCGGCTCAGGCTGATGGATGAGCGCCTTGGAGGTACTCCGTCAGGGCCCGCTTGAAGGCATCCCTCTCCGGCCCCTGCGGCTCGGCGGAAATCAGCCGGTCGATGGCGTGCTGGGCCTCCTGGGTGTCGAGGCGACAGAGGGCCCTCAGGGCCGCGACCCGGATGGGCATGGCCTCCCGGGTTTCCCGGAAGAAGCGTCGCCTGCGGGCTGCGAACTGCTCCAGGTCGGTGACTGTGGAAGGGACCTTCAGGGTCCCCAGGAGCTCAATGGCCCGCTCCCGGACTCGCTCCGCCGCTCCGCCCTCCCGGGTCCGCCCGGACTGGATGAAGCGCAGGATCTCGGGCGCCGAGCGACGGCTGTCGAGCTCCCCCAGAGCGTAGAGGGTTTCGATCTGGATGTCGGGCTCGCTGCGGAAGAGCAGGTCCACCAGGGCCTGATCAGCGGAGGGCC
The sequence above is drawn from the uncultured Holophaga sp. genome and encodes:
- the metF gene encoding methylenetetrahydrofolate reductase [NAD(P)H], with the protein product MRPGLSIEFFPPQTPEGMEKLRGVRSQLAVLQPAFFSVTFGAGGTTRERTFDAVREITAEGFNAAPHLSCIGSSRQSIREILQDYRAAGICRIVALRGDLPSGMVELGEFRHANELVAFIREETGDHFHIEVAAYPEWHPQARHPQDDLAAFVLKAKAGADSAITQYFFNADAYFHFVDRVRAAGVDLPIVPGIMPIGSFSRLARFSDACGAELPRWMRREFEGLSDDTAAIRELGLELVTRLCERLLAGGAPGLHFYSMNQAGLTLEICRRLGWA
- the bshB1 gene encoding bacillithiol biosynthesis deacetylase BshB1, which codes for MTTDPSSPLDLLVLGAHPDDAEVHVGGILALASDRGLRCAILDVTSGDLGTRGTPELRREEALAAARLLGVQRHILDFPDARFDERERYRIAVMEQYRALRPRVVILPHPEDHHPDHRRIHRIGREAAFYAGLRNYPCQGEPFRPSALAWVGGVNPPTPPDLTVDVSGVWERRMAAFDAFGSQFTQNPDLPPTRIAHPAFRRGIEGRAMHWASLRDCAFAEGLWCEKPVAPALIELLTRLS
- the bshC gene encoding bacillithiol biosynthesis BshC; translation: MAPPPAIITGQQIGAGWTPALSVVKALTALAEARRTGARALYWLADEDHDRHEVAATCGLQAGRLLRHRFRFAAPPGTATGWLPWEAQQQREAEQLWGQVPLPQSPDLRGHALALGRPLWELGLEPFSPTDPAVRMPIQSELERWRSLGLEANLAAQAERLAAEGAPLPLDPSAQAAWFSLDPATGLRQRLEQGEPCPRGCWLSPGAALRPLMQSLLVPVEGVVLGPAERAYWRLTEPLWERVGLQPPRIIPRPTVHLLPPGLDLELSDLERIRLGDWTALALDPPPLPSQTLPLPTPDPAWAPPLAERFRHELERTRARLGRLDRRVLRDAAAARLGMDPERLRQALFPFGRPQERVLPGIQWLREPELLQRILAGLETGAPVLTIPHQQPG
- a CDS encoding YhjD/YihY/BrkB family envelope integrity protein → MQAKGVETDLGRVCDRCRAGLSTVRIIVVEAFSAFGRNDDLRQASSLAFYTALALIPAMLLLTFVLGWGIGTSPRALKRTTEVIHQVMPDFGSVILREVGAIARNKRGLGIINIALLLWSLTPLVSAFRGVLNHVFKVRPARPVWITKFMDLGISLLVILGTAVLASLSMVVGFLSKLPVPLVSASSMRGFSLYLLVVGLLLLLYRAFAPRMKLAHLLAGALTTATLWFLLKPCFTLFLMHNPGYGLAFGSFKSLFILFIWIYYSMAVLLLGAEVMAALSRKDMLLLKHFLDGKVGPSRFGHHRFLIRVPEGEVFFREGESGREMFYLLRGRVAILRGQEEIAFMEAGDFFGEMGLLLGQRRSATAMALEACECVLVSEQSLDTLMREFPDLVREMLTEMASRLRLMDERLGGTPSGPA